In Cycloclasticus sp., a single genomic region encodes these proteins:
- a CDS encoding winged helix-turn-helix domain-containing protein — protein sequence MEEMYYGDLIFDNNFIFATTKNNKKIKFTKYERALLTNFASRPGKLLSRSMLLDFVVGIDKTSFDRNIDYLISRLRRKLGDSAGNPLFIATQYGEGYIWIAKRNEQKPKIEQGIYFSIGPIYGLEKIDEKNKIGQKFVNDLKFLLRESLGSEHRVELIGAEKTENITRYQLHYTLELSFLMLKDIWTCSLVTLNQKTGQVFDSILHTLPLQQKSGSNNSICILVEKIKEKIWNKQIFRENEQIKASSDSLVVGLYKASMLFEPGLDDFSEVEKKLRECLRLNPQDHYAAILLATNLHIQMYTGNLNHLETREKEIEVLVLKHLPYVQNDALYLSAAAERLYGQGHHDLGELLAYRALDLGPSYAACYLVIGRIKVLQGDIYEGISYYEKSIEMSKEGDTMYILLQTMKCIAYLSLGEHEQVRNLAAYIIKMEPEEHKKIALGIMFLAGDREVFSPAYIETSKQLPVEFARYLLEVIYHIGARLFHHEKHRENLLKGPVNLFYNLHGCSIVPEKVRKSIPRFYSDIENQNIKSTK from the coding sequence ATGGAAGAAATGTATTATGGCGATCTGATTTTTGATAATAATTTTATTTTTGCGACAACTAAAAATAATAAAAAAATCAAATTTACTAAGTACGAGCGTGCATTATTAACAAACTTCGCCTCTCGCCCTGGGAAATTACTAAGCCGTTCCATGTTATTGGACTTTGTTGTAGGAATTGATAAGACTAGCTTTGATCGAAATATTGATTATCTAATTAGCCGCTTACGACGAAAATTAGGAGACTCTGCTGGCAACCCTTTATTTATTGCAACTCAATATGGCGAAGGTTACATATGGATTGCTAAAAGAAATGAACAAAAACCAAAAATAGAGCAAGGAATTTACTTTTCTATTGGCCCTATTTATGGACTTGAGAAAATAGATGAAAAAAACAAAATAGGCCAAAAATTCGTCAATGACCTCAAGTTCTTGTTAAGAGAAAGCTTAGGCTCCGAGCACCGTGTTGAACTAATTGGCGCAGAAAAAACCGAAAATATCACTAGATATCAATTGCATTACACGTTGGAGCTTAGTTTTTTGATGCTCAAAGATATATGGACATGCTCTCTTGTAACACTCAACCAAAAAACGGGGCAAGTTTTTGATAGTATTCTTCACACCCTCCCTCTCCAGCAAAAAAGTGGTAGCAATAACTCAATTTGCATACTGGTAGAAAAAATTAAAGAAAAAATCTGGAACAAACAGATATTTCGTGAAAATGAGCAAATCAAGGCTTCTAGTGACTCTCTAGTTGTTGGTTTATATAAAGCGTCTATGTTGTTTGAACCTGGATTAGATGATTTTAGTGAGGTCGAAAAAAAGTTAAGAGAATGTTTACGGTTAAACCCTCAAGATCACTATGCCGCTATCTTATTAGCAACCAACCTACACATTCAAATGTATACCGGTAACTTAAATCATTTAGAGACTAGGGAAAAAGAGATTGAGGTATTGGTGCTAAAGCATCTGCCATACGTACAGAATGATGCGCTTTATTTATCCGCTGCAGCCGAACGGTTATATGGGCAAGGCCACCATGATTTAGGGGAACTCTTGGCATATCGAGCTTTGGATCTTGGGCCCAGCTATGCAGCATGCTACCTGGTTATTGGCCGTATAAAAGTGCTCCAAGGTGATATATATGAAGGGATTTCATACTATGAAAAAAGCATAGAAATGTCTAAAGAAGGTGACACTATGTACATTTTATTGCAGACAATGAAATGCATTGCCTACCTATCATTAGGTGAGCATGAGCAGGTACGAAACTTAGCGGCCTATATTATCAAGATGGAGCCTGAAGAGCATAAAAAAATTGCTTTGGGAATCATGTTTTTAGCCGGTGACCGAGAAGTATTTAGCCCAGCATACATTGAAACATCAAAGCAACTTCCTGTAGAGTTTGCAAGGTATTTGCTAGAGGTTATATACCACATTGGGGCTCGACTTTTTCATCATGAAAAACATAGAGAAAACCTATTGAAAGGCCCCGTTAATTTATTCTATAACCTTCATGGTTGCAGTATTGTTCCTGAAAAGGTAAGGAAATCTATACCGCGTTTCTACTCTGATATAGAAAACCAAAATATTAAAAGTACCAAATGA
- a CDS encoding Ig-like domain-containing protein yields the protein MRIITLAIIALTASMNAQAVPDESKMFGGAAPFTFDEMPNGRLKSQLEALPAPAKKRGMAWLNRFSFPANDIAQIHVDGRGGVFYQDTLLPDDISQADLEADPTLEGINPTDVFKLHSRPGAANVVYVNFKGHTITDTAWNSSGQSSYQAKPFNKDADPNSFSVAERADMAEIWHRIAEDFSAFDIDVTTEAPASFGPKVGHLLITSNSTVTGGDMPHPNAGGVAYVGVWGASYYEYYQPALVYYDQLASAPYYISEAASHELGHNLALSHDGTSTVGYYSGHGTGLSSWAPIMGVGYYNNVTQWSKGEYPDANNTQDDLAIISAQLSFAADDHANDHAFSTALIVDSAGNIASSNPEFDPLNARPDNKGIIESSADTDVFFFDTAAGDINVTITPAWAAYTRSSKRGANLDIKATLTDGAGITIVDDYLDDTEALITANVPAGRYYLEITGVGNGAVPYSSYGGLGEYFIVGNVVPTSADATAPNPDPMSLASAPVSTSRTSIEMEATVASDDSGFVEYQFVCTTGGLGCVTSAWQTETLYVSPSLEPDTEYSYQVKARDSVGNETALSSVLSATTWVNTPPVSVADSAEVDKNASVIIDVLINDSDADGDTLAVNSIPMTAANGDAVISGNNILYTPDVGFVGTDQFSYSIADGFSGYSTNAEVTVDVMDVNSAPVANPDSAEVLIQGSVVINVLVNDSDPEGAPLSIVAVTNGAKGTVVNNFNGTVTYTGASRKRGGDTFSYIVSDGQLNSTSTVSVSIVKSLSGGDSEDGGGGGRCHPKRGC from the coding sequence GTGAGAATAATAACCTTAGCCATAATTGCATTAACTGCATCAATGAATGCGCAAGCAGTTCCTGATGAATCAAAAATGTTCGGCGGAGCAGCTCCTTTTACGTTTGATGAAATGCCGAATGGCCGTCTTAAGTCACAGCTTGAAGCGTTACCTGCTCCGGCTAAAAAAAGAGGCATGGCGTGGTTAAATCGTTTTAGCTTTCCTGCCAATGATATTGCGCAGATTCATGTTGATGGTCGCGGCGGGGTTTTCTATCAAGACACTTTACTGCCAGATGATATTAGCCAGGCGGATTTAGAGGCCGATCCAACACTGGAAGGCATTAACCCAACTGATGTTTTTAAACTGCACAGCAGACCCGGTGCTGCAAATGTGGTTTACGTTAATTTTAAAGGCCATACGATTACAGATACCGCCTGGAACTCAAGCGGGCAGTCGAGTTATCAAGCAAAACCATTCAACAAAGACGCTGACCCCAACAGCTTTTCAGTAGCGGAAAGGGCGGATATGGCTGAAATATGGCACCGAATTGCCGAAGATTTTAGTGCCTTTGATATTGATGTCACCACAGAAGCGCCTGCGTCTTTCGGACCAAAAGTTGGCCATCTACTTATTACCAGTAACTCAACGGTAACAGGTGGCGACATGCCGCATCCCAATGCTGGCGGTGTGGCCTATGTTGGTGTTTGGGGTGCATCGTATTATGAATATTACCAACCGGCATTGGTTTATTACGATCAATTGGCATCAGCGCCGTATTATATTTCAGAAGCTGCCTCACATGAATTGGGCCATAACTTAGCACTATCACATGATGGTACAAGTACAGTGGGCTATTACTCGGGGCATGGGACAGGGTTGAGTTCGTGGGCTCCAATTATGGGTGTGGGCTACTATAATAATGTTACTCAGTGGAGTAAGGGTGAATACCCTGATGCAAATAATACTCAAGATGATTTAGCGATTATTAGTGCTCAGCTGTCATTTGCCGCTGATGACCATGCAAATGATCATGCATTTTCAACGGCGTTGATTGTTGACTCGGCTGGTAATATTGCCAGCAGTAATCCTGAGTTTGATCCGCTTAATGCGCGCCCTGACAATAAAGGTATTATTGAAAGTAGTGCTGATACAGATGTTTTCTTTTTCGATACGGCAGCGGGCGATATTAATGTCACCATAACACCTGCATGGGCGGCGTATACACGTTCAAGTAAACGCGGGGCAAACCTTGATATTAAAGCAACCCTTACGGATGGTGCTGGCATTACTATTGTCGACGATTATTTAGATGATACAGAAGCGTTAATTACAGCAAACGTTCCTGCAGGTCGATACTATCTTGAAATCACCGGTGTTGGAAACGGTGCAGTACCGTACTCATCTTATGGTGGTTTAGGCGAATATTTTATTGTCGGCAACGTCGTTCCCACGAGTGCAGATGCAACGGCTCCTAACCCTGATCCAATGTCATTAGCCAGTGCTCCAGTAAGTACTAGCCGCACCAGTATTGAGATGGAGGCAACGGTGGCTTCTGATGACTCAGGTTTTGTTGAATATCAATTTGTTTGTACGACAGGTGGCTTAGGCTGCGTTACCAGTGCATGGCAAACGGAAACGCTATATGTGTCACCGAGTTTAGAGCCAGATACCGAGTATAGCTATCAGGTGAAAGCGCGGGACAGTGTCGGTAATGAAACTGCATTATCGTCTGTATTATCGGCCACAACCTGGGTTAATACGCCACCCGTTAGCGTTGCTGACTCAGCAGAAGTCGACAAAAACGCAAGCGTAATTATTGATGTGCTTATAAATGATAGTGATGCTGACGGCGATACATTGGCTGTTAATAGTATTCCTATGACGGCTGCCAACGGTGATGCCGTGATCAGTGGTAACAATATCTTGTATACGCCAGATGTTGGCTTTGTAGGCACCGATCAATTCTCGTACAGTATTGCAGATGGTTTTAGTGGTTATTCTACTAATGCTGAAGTCACAGTGGATGTGATGGATGTTAACTCAGCGCCAGTAGCCAACCCAGATAGTGCAGAAGTGCTAATACAAGGTAGCGTTGTTATTAATGTACTCGTTAATGATAGCGACCCTGAAGGAGCTCCCTTGTCCATTGTCGCGGTAACAAATGGAGCAAAGGGAACCGTTGTTAATAATTTTAATGGAACGGTGACTTACACGGGGGCAAGTAGAAAGCGCGGTGGTGATACCTTCAGTTATATAGTGTCCGATGGTCAGCTTAATTCTACATCCACAGTGTCTGTATCAATCGTAAAGTCGCTTTCGGGTGGAGATAGTGAAGATGGAGGCGGTGGTGGGCGTTGTCACCCTAAAAGAGGGTGTTAA
- a CDS encoding TonB-dependent receptor, producing the protein MCLRIKKSLLILTVFSSGVLAENSPISSIQLKDLVVNHSVNTEYPFKDAPYSSRSFTAQDIKEQDINSMQSISSKTPNFNFLDLGMGSLNSVVTVRGLGNTPLYSPPSVIFYIDDIPYSDVFSFASRIHNAKSIDVYRGPQGALFGKNSYGGVVSIKTKKPSNQTKSAMSSEYSSFNSWGVDGYSSGSLIANELFFNIGGAFSQTDGYLYNRFLNKPADEKQRMSGHASLIWIPSKAWDISLTINRDDFNDNTPLISSLASNDPLTIESNQNGVSEHHSNTTAFKVIYQNSAFRFLSATSRRKWQLDDYFVDTDLSPLAITSVEGKQEQIQWNQEFRISGSYSNLDWVVGLFGSIDDNHGKRALKPFGLPDILLDSQVKKSDTAAFTNLSYNVSDRLRIHTGLRLDYAYQQVDRGISITTRYQKKRHSFHISPKISIDYLLSDDFLLYSSTGLAFKPGGFSVLAVNPLMSEFDSETMWASEIGFKLNWAENRIQTNVAFFYYKIDDYQLEKEVTLMDYTIINVAKTTSQGMEIEASAELLPGLKVEGGFGYTHIRFNKFKNSTSKGHSPPFIPEKNLTVAAQYKHQTGYFIRTEWQWSDKIYFDDANSNSFKEDSYSNLSMQLGYHGQQLSVYLFAKNLTNNEYYRSILPTMNAGVPNKPRSLGIKVRVDF; encoded by the coding sequence ATGTGCCTGAGAATAAAAAAATCCTTATTGATATTAACTGTTTTTTCTAGCGGTGTATTGGCTGAAAATTCACCCATTAGCAGCATACAATTAAAAGACCTCGTTGTTAATCACTCGGTTAATACTGAATACCCATTCAAGGATGCCCCGTACAGTAGTCGATCTTTTACGGCTCAAGACATTAAAGAGCAAGATATTAACTCAATGCAAAGCATTAGCTCAAAAACCCCGAACTTTAATTTTTTAGACCTTGGAATGGGCTCACTTAACAGCGTCGTAACTGTGAGAGGTTTAGGTAATACACCGTTATACAGCCCACCGTCGGTTATTTTTTATATAGATGATATCCCATATAGTGATGTGTTTAGTTTTGCTAGCAGAATACATAACGCAAAAAGCATCGATGTTTATCGAGGTCCGCAAGGCGCTCTATTTGGTAAAAATAGTTATGGTGGCGTTGTTTCAATCAAAACAAAAAAACCAAGCAATCAGACAAAATCAGCGATGTCTTCTGAATATTCAAGTTTTAACAGTTGGGGTGTAGATGGTTACAGTAGCGGCTCACTGATAGCCAATGAATTGTTTTTTAATATCGGCGGGGCATTCTCCCAAACTGATGGCTATTTATATAATCGTTTTTTAAACAAGCCAGCCGATGAGAAGCAACGTATGAGCGGGCATGCATCACTGATATGGATACCATCGAAGGCGTGGGATATTAGCCTTACGATTAATAGAGATGACTTTAATGATAATACGCCGCTAATTTCCTCTTTAGCAAGCAACGATCCATTGACCATTGAATCCAACCAAAATGGCGTATCAGAACATCACTCTAATACAACGGCTTTTAAAGTCATTTACCAAAACAGTGCCTTCCGCTTTTTATCAGCAACCTCTCGTAGGAAATGGCAACTCGATGACTATTTTGTTGATACTGACCTTAGCCCGTTAGCCATAACTAGCGTAGAAGGGAAACAAGAGCAAATTCAATGGAATCAAGAGTTTCGAATTAGCGGGAGTTACTCAAATCTTGATTGGGTTGTTGGGCTTTTTGGCTCCATTGATGACAACCACGGCAAAAGGGCTTTGAAACCCTTTGGCTTACCCGACATCCTCTTAGATAGCCAAGTTAAAAAAAGTGACACGGCAGCATTCACCAACCTAAGTTATAACGTGTCAGACAGGTTACGCATTCATACCGGCTTGCGGCTGGATTATGCCTATCAACAAGTAGACAGAGGCATCAGTATAACGACCCGTTATCAAAAAAAACGACACTCTTTTCATATCAGCCCAAAAATCAGTATCGATTATTTGCTTTCAGATGATTTTTTACTCTATTCGTCGACAGGTTTAGCCTTTAAACCTGGGGGATTCTCCGTCTTAGCAGTAAACCCCTTGATGTCTGAGTTTGACAGTGAAACCATGTGGGCTAGTGAAATAGGCTTTAAATTAAATTGGGCAGAAAATCGTATACAAACTAATGTCGCTTTCTTTTATTACAAAATTGACGACTACCAGCTTGAAAAAGAAGTAACACTAATGGATTACACGATCATTAATGTTGCAAAAACAACCTCACAAGGAATGGAAATAGAAGCAAGTGCAGAGTTGTTACCTGGATTGAAAGTAGAAGGCGGTTTTGGTTATACCCACATCCGTTTTAATAAATTTAAAAACTCTACGTCAAAAGGGCACAGCCCCCCCTTCATTCCAGAAAAGAACCTAACGGTAGCGGCACAATACAAACATCAAACAGGCTATTTCATTAGAACCGAATGGCAATGGAGTGACAAAATTTATTTTGACGATGCTAATTCAAATAGTTTTAAAGAAGACAGCTACTCCAACCTAAGTATGCAACTTGGCTATCACGGTCAACAGCTAAGCGTTTATCTATTTGCTAAAAACCTGACCAATAATGAATATTATCGTTCCATCCTGCCAACCATGAATGCGGGGGTTCCCAATAAGCCCAGGTCTCTAGGTATAAAAGTTCGTGTCGACTTTTAA
- a CDS encoding DUF1329 domain-containing protein has translation MKKVIVLSLIALSFSILAQATPIPGSLINQSNVAQFADYLDPPVVDLLTKGQLSVTVGEHFDIAPNPLFLQQTEKNKGTVSIDSKTGQILNYQDGLPFPEKPTVSDPLAGLKLAWNMRYAYGGDTSLVDPFIWDYINMKSGKVERTLKFVGKVIRYKHRLLMQPKPDLPRNPASIFNGIYLQAKEPFDLKNTQLLVHRLEDDSARERTWLYLSVQRRVRRLPAGQTTDAFLGSDIMIEDFLGYNGRINDMSWTYLGTENLLAPFYKHNANTQEIESAQAGEYKFGNFHGQGNCFPNVPWQLRELYVLEAKPKLADHPLSKRLFYVDSQTHIPIAGRYYDRNNKIWRIAISSFSHPDDHLEHNKGSGVAIPSLISMIDVEAQHCTTLKMKTRVNHLSVKQKDFTVQSLRSRGK, from the coding sequence ATGAAGAAAGTCATCGTGTTATCGCTCATTGCATTGAGCTTTTCTATCCTCGCACAAGCCACGCCGATACCCGGCAGCTTAATTAACCAAAGTAATGTTGCACAATTTGCAGATTATTTAGATCCACCTGTTGTGGACCTACTAACAAAAGGCCAGCTATCTGTGACCGTGGGAGAGCATTTTGATATCGCACCGAACCCACTTTTTTTACAGCAAACAGAAAAAAACAAAGGGACTGTCTCAATCGATTCTAAAACGGGTCAAATACTTAACTACCAAGATGGCCTTCCCTTCCCTGAAAAACCAACTGTTAGTGATCCACTAGCAGGGCTGAAATTAGCTTGGAATATGCGTTACGCCTATGGTGGAGACACCTCTTTAGTCGACCCTTTTATTTGGGATTACATTAATATGAAAAGCGGTAAAGTTGAGCGTACGCTTAAATTTGTGGGCAAGGTCATCCGCTACAAACACCGGTTGTTAATGCAACCCAAACCTGACCTTCCCAGAAACCCCGCCAGTATTTTTAATGGTATTTACTTGCAAGCAAAAGAACCGTTTGATTTAAAGAATACGCAATTATTGGTTCACCGCTTAGAGGATGACAGTGCCCGAGAAAGGACTTGGCTATACTTATCGGTTCAACGACGCGTTCGTCGTTTACCTGCTGGGCAAACAACAGATGCTTTCTTAGGTAGCGATATTATGATCGAGGATTTTCTTGGTTATAACGGCAGAATCAACGACATGAGTTGGACTTATTTGGGCACTGAAAATTTATTAGCTCCCTTTTATAAACATAATGCAAATACGCAAGAAATTGAATCTGCGCAGGCCGGTGAGTATAAGTTTGGGAATTTCCATGGGCAAGGCAATTGTTTCCCAAATGTGCCATGGCAACTAAGGGAGCTTTATGTCTTAGAGGCTAAACCAAAATTAGCAGATCACCCTTTATCTAAACGCCTTTTCTATGTAGATTCTCAAACACATATCCCAATCGCCGGGCGTTATTATGATAGAAATAATAAAATTTGGCGTATCGCAATAAGTAGCTTTTCACACCCTGATGATCACCTTGAGCACAATAAAGGCTCTGGCGTTGCTATTCCATCGCTTATTTCAATGATTGATGTTGAAGCCCAGCACTGTACGACTCTCAAAATGAAAACACGGGTTAACCACCTTTCAGTTAAACAGAAAGACTTCACTGTCCAGTCTTTGCGTAGCAGAGGAAAGTAA